A window from Theobroma cacao cultivar B97-61/B2 chromosome 3, Criollo_cocoa_genome_V2, whole genome shotgun sequence encodes these proteins:
- the LOC18605417 gene encoding cleavage and polyadenylation specificity factor subunit 1 isoform X2: protein MSYAAYKMMHWPTGIDNCASGFVTHCRADFTPQIPLNQTEDLESEWPARRGIGPVPNLIVTAANLLEIYVVRVQEEGRREARNSTEVKRGGVLDGVSRVSLELVCNYRLHGNVESMAVLSIGGGDGSRRRDSIILAFQDAKISVLEFDDSIHGLRTTSMHCFEGPEWLHLKRGRESFARGPLVKVDPQGRCGGVLVYDLQMIILKASQAGSGFVGEDDAFGSGGAVSARVESSYIINLRDLDVKHIKDFIFVHGYIEPVMVILHERELTWAGRVSWKHHTCMISALSISTTLKQHPLIWSAVNLPHDAYKLLAVPSPIGGVLVISANTIHYHSQSASCALALNNYAISVDNSQDLPRSNFSVELDAANATWLLNDVALLSTKTGELLLLTLIYDGRVVQRLDLSKSKASVLTSDITTIGNSLFFLGSRLGDSLLVQFSGGSGASALPSGLKEEVGDIEGDVPLAKRLRRSSSDALQDMVGGEELSLYGSAPNNTESAQTFLFAVRDSLTNVGPLKDFSYGLRINADVNATGIAKQSNYELVCCSGHGKNGALCVLRQSIRPEMITEVELTGCKGIWTVYHKSTRSHSADLSKVTDDDDEYHAYLIISLEARTMVLETADLLTEVTESVDYYVQGRTIAAGNLFGRRRVVQVYERGARILDGSFMTQELSIPSPNSESSPGSENSTVISVSIADPYVLLRMTDGSILLLVGDPATCTVSINTPTAFEGSKKMVSACTLYHDKGPEPWLRKASTDAWLSTGVGESIDGADGGPHDQGDIYCVVCYESGALEIFDVPNFNCVFSMENFSSGRTRLVDAYTLESSKDSEKVINKSSEELTGQGRKENVQNLKVVELAMQRWSANHSRPFLFGILTDGTILCYHAYLFEGSENASKVEDSVVAQNSVGLSNINASRLRNLRFIRIPLDAYTREEMSNGTLSQRITIFKNISGYQGFFLSGSRPAWFMVFRERLRVHPQLCDGSIVAFTVLHNVNCNHGFIYVTSQGILKICQIPSASNYDNYWPVQKIPLRGTPHQVTYFAERNLYPIIVSVPVHKPVNQVLSSLVDQEVGHQMDNHNLSSDELQRTYTVDEFEVRILEPEKSGGPWETKATIPMQSSENALTVRVVTLFNTTTKENESLLAIGTAYIQGEDVAARGRVILCSIGRNTDNPQNLVSEVYSKELKGAISALASLQGHLLIASGPKIILHNWTGSELNGIAFYDAPPLYVVSLNIVKNFILLGDVHKSIYFLSWKEQGAQLSLLAKDFGSLDCFATEFLIDGSTLSLMVSDEQKNIQIFYYAPKMSESWKGQKLLSRAEFHVGAHVTKFLRLQMLSTSSDRTSATAGSDKTNRFALLFGTLDGSIGCIAPLDELTFRRLQSLQKKLVDAVPHVAGLNPRSFRQFHSNGKAHRPGPDSIVDCELLCHYEMLPLEEQLDIAHQIGTTRSQILSNLNDLTLGTSFL from the exons ATGAGCTACGCGGCCTACAAGATGATGCACTGGCCCACCGGAATCGATAACTGCGCCTCCGGCTTCGTCACCCACTGCCGTGCGGATTTCACGCCTCAAATTCCGCTCAACCAGACTGAAGATCTTGAATCTGAATGGCCCGCAAGGCGCGGCATTGGTCCCGTTCCGAACCTCATCGTCACCGCTGCTAACCTTCTCGAAATCTATGTGGTCAGGGTTCAAGAAGAGGGCAGAAGGGAAGCCAGAAACTCCACTGAAGTCAAGCGCGGCGGGGTTTTGGATGGGGTATCCAGGGTTTCTCTCGAGCTCGTTTGCAATTATAG GTTACATGGTAATGTTGAATCTATGGCGGTACTATCTATAGGAGGTGGTGATGGCTCTAGGAGGAGAGATTCAATTATCTTAGCCTTTCAAGATGCCAAAATTTCGGTCCTGGAGTTTGATGATTCCATCCATGGTCTTCGAACAAC CTCAATGCATTGCTTTGAGGGCCCGGAGTGGCTTCATTTGAAAAGAGGAAGAGAATCATTTGCTAGAGGGCCACTGGTAAAGGTTGATCCTCAAGGCAGGTGTGGCGGCGTTCTTGTTTATGATTTGCAAATGATAATACTTAAAGCTTCTCAG GCTGGTTCTGGATTTGTGGGAGAGGATGATGCTTTTGGATCTGGAGGTGCAGTTTCTGCTCGTGTTGAGTCATCTTACATTATCAATTTACGAGATTTGGACGTGAAGCACAttaaagattttatatttGTGCATG GGTATATTGAGCCGGTGATGGTTATCCTTCATGAGCGGGAGCTTACTTGGGCTGGGCGAGTCTCTTGGAAGCACCATACTTGCATGATTTCTGCACTTAGTATTAGCACAACCTTGAAGCAGCATCCTCTCATATGGTCAGCAGTT aaTCTTCCTCATGATGCTTACAAGCTGCTTGCAGTTCCGTCGCCAATTGGAGGTGTTCTTGTGATTAGTGCAAATACTATTCATTATCATAGTCAG TCGGCTTCATGCGCACTTGCTTTGAACAATTATGCTATTTCTGTTGATAACAG tcAAGACCTTCCAAGATCAAATTTCAGTGTAGAACTTGATGCTGCTAATGCAACTTGGTTACTAAATGATGTAGCCTTGCTATCAACAAAGACTGGAGAACTGTTATTGCTGACCCTTATTTATGATGGGCG GGTTGTGCAGAGACTTGATCTTTCCAAGTCCAAGGCTTCAGTACTTACTTCG GACATTACAACTATTGGAAATTCATTGTTCTTTTTGGGTAGTCGATTGGGAGATAGTTTGCTTGTGCAATTCAGTGGTGGATCAGGAGCGTCAGCCTTGCCATCTGGTTTGAAGGAAGAG GTTGGAGATATTGAAGGTGATGTCCCTCTGGCAAAGCGATTGCGAAGGTCATCTTCTGATGCTTTGCAAGATATGGTTGGCGGTGAAGAGCTTTCTTTGTATGGTTCGGCCCCAAATAACACTGAGTCAGCACAG ACTTTCTTGTTTGCAGTGAGAGACTCATTAACTAATGTTGGCCCTTTGAAGGACTTCTCATATGGCTTGAGGATTAATGCTGATGTGAATGCAACTGGAATTGCCAAACAAAGTAATTATGAGCTG GTGTGCTGTTCTGGCCATGGAAAGAATGGTGCCCTCTGTGTTCTACGACAGTCAATTCGTCCTGAAATGATTACCGAG GTTGAACTAACTGGTTGTAAAGGAATTTGGACTGTCTACCACAAGAGCACACGCAGTCACAGTGCTGATTTGTCTAAAGTgactgatgatgatgatgaatatCATGCATATTTGATTATAAGTCTGGAGGCGCGCACCATG GTGCTTGAAACAGCTGATCTTTTGACAGAAGTGACTGAAAGTGTAGACTATTATGTTCAAGGAAGAACAATTGCTGCAGGAAATTTGTTTGGAAG GCGTCGAGTTGTCCAGGTCTATGAACGTGGTGCTCGAATTCTGGATGGTTCTTTTATGACTCAAGAACTGAGTATTCCATCACCAAACTCTGAATCTAGCCCTGGTTCTGAGAATTCTACAGTAATATCTGTTTCTATTGCTGATCCTTATGTGTTGCTAAGAATGACTGATGGAAGCATTCTTCTCCTTGTTGGAG ATCCTGCTACTTGCACTGTTTCTATAAACACTCCAACTGCATTTGAAGGCTCAAAGAAAATGGTATCTGCCTGTACATTGTATCATGATAAAGGTCCAGAGCCATGGCTCCGCAAAGCAAGTACTGATGCGTGGCTTTCCACTGGCGTCGGGGAGTCCATTGACGGTGCTGATGGTGGGCCACATGATCAAGGGGATATATATTGTGTCGTTTGTTATGAGAGTGGTGCTCTTGAAATATTTGATGTGCCAAATTTCAATTGTGTTTTCTCTATGGAAAATTTTTCATCTGGAAGAACCCGCCTTGTTGATGCCTATACACTGGAATCTTCTAAGGATTCTGAGAAAGTGATTAATAAAAGTTCTGAAGAATTGACTGGCCAAGGCAGGAAagaaaatgttcaaaacctGAAGGTTGTTGAGTTGGCCATGCAGAGATGGTCTGCAAATCACAGTCGtccatttctttttggaaTATTAACGGATGGAACAATTCTTTGTTATCATGCTTACCTATTTGAAGGTTCAGAAAATGCTTCTAAAGTTGAGGATTCAGTTGTTGCACAAAATTCTGTTGGCTTAAGCAATATTAATGCTTCTAGGCTTAGGAATTTGAGATTTATTCGCATCCCGTTGGATGCTTACACGAGGGAGGAGATGTCAAATGGAACCTTATCCCAAAGGATTACAATTTTTAAGAATATTAGTGGTTATCAAGGGTTCTTCCTCTCTGGTTCAAGACCAGCTTGGTTTATGGTATTCAGAGAACGGCTTCGAGTTCATCCACAG CTATGTGATGGATCTATTGTTGCTTTCACTGTTCTTCATAATGTCAACTGTAATCATGGGTTCATATATGTTACATCGCAG gGTATTCTAAAGATTTGCCAAATCCCATCTGCATCAAACTATGACAACTATTGGCCAGTGCAAAAA ATTCCACTAAGGGGCACTCCACATCAAGTGACTTACTTTGCTGAGAGGAATCTTTACCCAATTATAGTTTCAGTTCCT GTTCATAAGCCAGTTAATCAAGTGCTATCTTCATTGGTTGATCAAGAAGTTGGCCATCAGATGGACAATCATAATTTGAGTTCTGATGAGTTGCAACGAACTTATACAGTGGATGAGTTCGAGGTTCGGATTTTGGAACCTGAAAAATCTGGTGGTCCTTGGGAAACTAAGGCAACTATACCAATGCAGAGTTCTGAAAATGCTCTAACTGTGAGAGTGGTCACTCTGTTT AATACCACCACAAAAGAGAATGAATCCCTTTTGGCTATTGGGACAGCTTACATTCAAGGAGAGGATGTTGCTGCTAGAGGACGTGTGATTTTGTGTTCAATTGGAAGGAACACTGATAATCCTCAGAATTTG GTGTCAGAGGTTTATTCAAAGGAACTAAAAGGTGCTATATCTGCTTTAGCCTCCCTTCAAGGTCATCTATTGATAGCTTCTGGTCCGAAAATTATTCTACATAATTGGACTGGTAGTGAGCTGAATGGCATTGCATTTTATGATGCTCCACCATTATATGTTGTGAGCTTAAATATA GTCAAGAATTTTATCCTTCTTGGTGACGTTCACAAGAGCATATACTTTCTCAGTTGGAAGGAACAGGGTGCTCAACTTAGCTTATTGGCCAAGGATTTTGGCTCCCTTGATTGTTTTGCAACAGAATTTTTGATTGACGGAAGTACATTAAGTCTCATGGTTTCAGATGAACAAAAGAATATTCAG ATATTTTATTATGCACCGAAGATGTCTGAAAGTTGGAAGGGACAGAAGCTTCTTTCAAGGGCTGAATTCCATGTTGGTGCCCATGTTACTAAGTTCTTGCGGCTCCAGATGCTTTCTACTTCATCTGATCGAACCAGTGCCACTGCAGGCTCTGATAAAACCAATCGATTTGCTTTGTTATTTGGTACTCTGGATGGCAGCATTGGCTGTATAGCTCCTCTGGATGAACTCACATTTCGTAGATTGCAGTCACTACAGAAAAAGCTTGTTGATGCAGTTCCACATGTCGCTGGCTTAAACCCAAGGTCTTTTCGGCAGTTCCATTCAAACGGAAAGGCTCATAGGCCCGGTCCTGACAGCATAGTTGACTGTGAGCTGCTTTGCCA TTACGAAATGCTTCCATTGGAGGAACAGCTCGATATTGCTCACCAGATTGGAACGACGCGTTCCCAAATTCTCTCTAATTTAAATGATCTTACTCTGGGTACAAGTTTCTTGTGA
- the LOC18605417 gene encoding cleavage and polyadenylation specificity factor subunit 1 isoform X6 has translation MVILHERELTWAGRVSWKHHTCMISALSISTTLKQHPLIWSAVNLPHDAYKLLAVPSPIGGVLVISANTIHYHSQSASCALALNNYAISVDNSQDLPRSNFSVELDAANATWLLNDVALLSTKTGELLLLTLIYDGRVVQRLDLSKSKASVLTSDITTIGNSLFFLGSRLGDSLLVQFSGGSGASALPSGLKEEVGDIEGDVPLAKRLRRSSSDALQDMVGGEELSLYGSAPNNTESAQKTFLFAVRDSLTNVGPLKDFSYGLRINADVNATGIAKQSNYELVCCSGHGKNGALCVLRQSIRPEMITEVELTGCKGIWTVYHKSTRSHSADLSKVTDDDDEYHAYLIISLEARTMVLETADLLTEVTESVDYYVQGRTIAAGNLFGRRRVVQVYERGARILDGSFMTQELSIPSPNSESSPGSENSTVISVSIADPYVLLRMTDGSILLLVGDPATCTVSINTPTAFEGSKKMVSACTLYHDKGPEPWLRKASTDAWLSTGVGESIDGADGGPHDQGDIYCVVCYESGALEIFDVPNFNCVFSMENFSSGRTRLVDAYTLESSKDSEKVINKSSEELTGQGRKENVQNLKVVELAMQRWSANHSRPFLFGILTDGTILCYHAYLFEGSENASKVEDSVVAQNSVGLSNINASRLRNLRFIRIPLDAYTREEMSNGTLSQRITIFKNISGYQGFFLSGSRPAWFMVFRERLRVHPQLCDGSIVAFTVLHNVNCNHGFIYVTSQGILKICQIPSASNYDNYWPVQKIPLRGTPHQVTYFAERNLYPIIVSVPVHKPVNQVLSSLVDQEVGHQMDNHNLSSDELQRTYTVDEFEVRILEPEKSGGPWETKATIPMQSSENALTVRVVTLFNTTTKENESLLAIGTAYIQGEDVAARGRVILCSIGRNTDNPQNLVSEVYSKELKGAISALASLQGHLLIASGPKIILHNWTGSELNGIAFYDAPPLYVVSLNIVKNFILLGDVHKSIYFLSWKEQGAQLSLLAKDFGSLDCFATEFLIDGSTLSLMVSDEQKNIQIFYYAPKMSESWKGQKLLSRAEFHVGAHVTKFLRLQMLSTSSDRTSATAGSDKTNRFALLFGTLDGSIGCIAPLDELTFRRLQSLQKKLVDAVPHVAGLNPRSFRQFHSNGKAHRPGPDSIVDCELLCHYEMLPLEEQLDIAHQIGTTRSQILSNLNDLTLGTSFL, from the exons ATGGTTATCCTTCATGAGCGGGAGCTTACTTGGGCTGGGCGAGTCTCTTGGAAGCACCATACTTGCATGATTTCTGCACTTAGTATTAGCACAACCTTGAAGCAGCATCCTCTCATATGGTCAGCAGTT aaTCTTCCTCATGATGCTTACAAGCTGCTTGCAGTTCCGTCGCCAATTGGAGGTGTTCTTGTGATTAGTGCAAATACTATTCATTATCATAGTCAG TCGGCTTCATGCGCACTTGCTTTGAACAATTATGCTATTTCTGTTGATAACAG tcAAGACCTTCCAAGATCAAATTTCAGTGTAGAACTTGATGCTGCTAATGCAACTTGGTTACTAAATGATGTAGCCTTGCTATCAACAAAGACTGGAGAACTGTTATTGCTGACCCTTATTTATGATGGGCG GGTTGTGCAGAGACTTGATCTTTCCAAGTCCAAGGCTTCAGTACTTACTTCG GACATTACAACTATTGGAAATTCATTGTTCTTTTTGGGTAGTCGATTGGGAGATAGTTTGCTTGTGCAATTCAGTGGTGGATCAGGAGCGTCAGCCTTGCCATCTGGTTTGAAGGAAGAG GTTGGAGATATTGAAGGTGATGTCCCTCTGGCAAAGCGATTGCGAAGGTCATCTTCTGATGCTTTGCAAGATATGGTTGGCGGTGAAGAGCTTTCTTTGTATGGTTCGGCCCCAAATAACACTGAGTCAGCACAG AAGACTTTCTTGTTTGCAGTGAGAGACTCATTAACTAATGTTGGCCCTTTGAAGGACTTCTCATATGGCTTGAGGATTAATGCTGATGTGAATGCAACTGGAATTGCCAAACAAAGTAATTATGAGCTG GTGTGCTGTTCTGGCCATGGAAAGAATGGTGCCCTCTGTGTTCTACGACAGTCAATTCGTCCTGAAATGATTACCGAG GTTGAACTAACTGGTTGTAAAGGAATTTGGACTGTCTACCACAAGAGCACACGCAGTCACAGTGCTGATTTGTCTAAAGTgactgatgatgatgatgaatatCATGCATATTTGATTATAAGTCTGGAGGCGCGCACCATG GTGCTTGAAACAGCTGATCTTTTGACAGAAGTGACTGAAAGTGTAGACTATTATGTTCAAGGAAGAACAATTGCTGCAGGAAATTTGTTTGGAAG GCGTCGAGTTGTCCAGGTCTATGAACGTGGTGCTCGAATTCTGGATGGTTCTTTTATGACTCAAGAACTGAGTATTCCATCACCAAACTCTGAATCTAGCCCTGGTTCTGAGAATTCTACAGTAATATCTGTTTCTATTGCTGATCCTTATGTGTTGCTAAGAATGACTGATGGAAGCATTCTTCTCCTTGTTGGAG ATCCTGCTACTTGCACTGTTTCTATAAACACTCCAACTGCATTTGAAGGCTCAAAGAAAATGGTATCTGCCTGTACATTGTATCATGATAAAGGTCCAGAGCCATGGCTCCGCAAAGCAAGTACTGATGCGTGGCTTTCCACTGGCGTCGGGGAGTCCATTGACGGTGCTGATGGTGGGCCACATGATCAAGGGGATATATATTGTGTCGTTTGTTATGAGAGTGGTGCTCTTGAAATATTTGATGTGCCAAATTTCAATTGTGTTTTCTCTATGGAAAATTTTTCATCTGGAAGAACCCGCCTTGTTGATGCCTATACACTGGAATCTTCTAAGGATTCTGAGAAAGTGATTAATAAAAGTTCTGAAGAATTGACTGGCCAAGGCAGGAAagaaaatgttcaaaacctGAAGGTTGTTGAGTTGGCCATGCAGAGATGGTCTGCAAATCACAGTCGtccatttctttttggaaTATTAACGGATGGAACAATTCTTTGTTATCATGCTTACCTATTTGAAGGTTCAGAAAATGCTTCTAAAGTTGAGGATTCAGTTGTTGCACAAAATTCTGTTGGCTTAAGCAATATTAATGCTTCTAGGCTTAGGAATTTGAGATTTATTCGCATCCCGTTGGATGCTTACACGAGGGAGGAGATGTCAAATGGAACCTTATCCCAAAGGATTACAATTTTTAAGAATATTAGTGGTTATCAAGGGTTCTTCCTCTCTGGTTCAAGACCAGCTTGGTTTATGGTATTCAGAGAACGGCTTCGAGTTCATCCACAG CTATGTGATGGATCTATTGTTGCTTTCACTGTTCTTCATAATGTCAACTGTAATCATGGGTTCATATATGTTACATCGCAG gGTATTCTAAAGATTTGCCAAATCCCATCTGCATCAAACTATGACAACTATTGGCCAGTGCAAAAA ATTCCACTAAGGGGCACTCCACATCAAGTGACTTACTTTGCTGAGAGGAATCTTTACCCAATTATAGTTTCAGTTCCT GTTCATAAGCCAGTTAATCAAGTGCTATCTTCATTGGTTGATCAAGAAGTTGGCCATCAGATGGACAATCATAATTTGAGTTCTGATGAGTTGCAACGAACTTATACAGTGGATGAGTTCGAGGTTCGGATTTTGGAACCTGAAAAATCTGGTGGTCCTTGGGAAACTAAGGCAACTATACCAATGCAGAGTTCTGAAAATGCTCTAACTGTGAGAGTGGTCACTCTGTTT AATACCACCACAAAAGAGAATGAATCCCTTTTGGCTATTGGGACAGCTTACATTCAAGGAGAGGATGTTGCTGCTAGAGGACGTGTGATTTTGTGTTCAATTGGAAGGAACACTGATAATCCTCAGAATTTG GTGTCAGAGGTTTATTCAAAGGAACTAAAAGGTGCTATATCTGCTTTAGCCTCCCTTCAAGGTCATCTATTGATAGCTTCTGGTCCGAAAATTATTCTACATAATTGGACTGGTAGTGAGCTGAATGGCATTGCATTTTATGATGCTCCACCATTATATGTTGTGAGCTTAAATATA GTCAAGAATTTTATCCTTCTTGGTGACGTTCACAAGAGCATATACTTTCTCAGTTGGAAGGAACAGGGTGCTCAACTTAGCTTATTGGCCAAGGATTTTGGCTCCCTTGATTGTTTTGCAACAGAATTTTTGATTGACGGAAGTACATTAAGTCTCATGGTTTCAGATGAACAAAAGAATATTCAG ATATTTTATTATGCACCGAAGATGTCTGAAAGTTGGAAGGGACAGAAGCTTCTTTCAAGGGCTGAATTCCATGTTGGTGCCCATGTTACTAAGTTCTTGCGGCTCCAGATGCTTTCTACTTCATCTGATCGAACCAGTGCCACTGCAGGCTCTGATAAAACCAATCGATTTGCTTTGTTATTTGGTACTCTGGATGGCAGCATTGGCTGTATAGCTCCTCTGGATGAACTCACATTTCGTAGATTGCAGTCACTACAGAAAAAGCTTGTTGATGCAGTTCCACATGTCGCTGGCTTAAACCCAAGGTCTTTTCGGCAGTTCCATTCAAACGGAAAGGCTCATAGGCCCGGTCCTGACAGCATAGTTGACTGTGAGCTGCTTTGCCA TTACGAAATGCTTCCATTGGAGGAACAGCTCGATATTGCTCACCAGATTGGAACGACGCGTTCCCAAATTCTCTCTAATTTAAATGATCTTACTCTGGGTACAAGTTTCTTGTGA